In Anaerobacillus isosaccharinicus, one genomic interval encodes:
- a CDS encoding protein-glutamate methylesterase/protein-glutamine glutaminase translates to MRKMITDLLEEDKRIQVIATARNGQDALEKIKQFNPDVVTLDVEMPVMNGLDALKKIMESTPKPVIMVSSTTKEGAENTVLAMSFGAIDFIAKPSGAISLDLHKVQNELIEKVILAASVKLTKLLPTKKAEQIVTIEQNSLERKHKKRLYDKKLVAIGTSTGGPKALQQVLTKLPENINAPILIVQHMPAGFTKSLAARLDSLSKITVKEAEDGEVVKKGVAYIAPGGYHLKVRSIGTTLAIQLDQSPPENGHRPSVDTMLTSLASISNYSIITVIMTGMGADGSKGLVKLKNTGDVVAIAEAEESSVVFGMPRAAIKTNKIDEVVHLNDIAASIERYC, encoded by the coding sequence ATGAGAAAGATGATTACGGATCTTTTAGAAGAGGACAAACGAATCCAAGTAATTGCAACTGCTAGGAATGGCCAAGATGCTCTTGAAAAAATAAAACAATTCAATCCTGATGTTGTTACTCTTGACGTAGAAATGCCAGTAATGAATGGTCTTGACGCATTAAAGAAAATCATGGAGTCAACTCCAAAGCCTGTCATTATGGTTAGCAGCACAACAAAAGAAGGTGCAGAAAATACAGTATTAGCTATGTCATTTGGGGCAATAGACTTTATTGCAAAACCTTCAGGCGCAATTTCACTAGATTTACATAAAGTCCAAAATGAACTAATTGAAAAAGTCATTCTTGCTGCAAGTGTAAAACTTACGAAACTTTTACCAACTAAAAAAGCAGAACAAATAGTCACGATCGAGCAAAATTCATTAGAGAGAAAACACAAAAAAAGATTATACGATAAAAAGCTTGTTGCTATTGGAACTTCTACCGGAGGACCCAAGGCTTTGCAACAAGTACTTACAAAGCTACCTGAAAACATTAATGCCCCTATTTTAATCGTTCAACATATGCCTGCAGGATTTACAAAATCTCTTGCTGCGCGGCTTGATAGTTTATCAAAAATTACTGTAAAAGAAGCTGAAGATGGTGAAGTTGTTAAAAAAGGTGTTGCCTATATTGCACCTGGAGGATACCATTTAAAAGTAAGGAGCATTGGGACAACATTAGCCATTCAACTTGATCAATCTCCACCAGAAAATGGACACAGACCGTCAGTAGATACAATGCTAACGTCGCTAGCTTCAATTAGCAATTATTCTATCATTACCGTCATCATGACTGGTATGGGTGCAGATGGTTCGAAAGGGTTAGTAAAATTAAAAAACACTGGAGATGTTGTAGCAATTGCAGAAGCAGAAGAGTCATCGGTAGTCTTTGGAATGCCTCGTGCGGCGATTAAGACGAATAAAATTGATGAAGTTGTCCATCTGAATGACATTGCCGCTAGCATTGAAAGGTATTGTTGA
- a CDS encoding chemotaxis protein CheW produces MSETNLMNEIKVIVFQLKDEEYGVEVHQVKSIERMQHITRVPRTTDFVKGVINLRGVVTPIIELRNRFGIEQIETTDSTRIIIVAVGNMEVGLIVDAANDVVDIPTDLVEPPPQVVGGIEADYLRGVAKMEKRLLILLNLDKVLNPKELKEMKTFEVV; encoded by the coding sequence ATGAGTGAAACGAACTTAATGAATGAAATAAAAGTTATTGTGTTTCAATTGAAAGATGAGGAATATGGAGTAGAAGTTCATCAAGTAAAGTCAATTGAACGGATGCAACATATTACTAGAGTACCTAGAACAACTGACTTTGTTAAAGGGGTCATCAATTTACGTGGGGTTGTTACTCCTATTATTGAATTAAGAAATCGGTTTGGAATTGAACAAATTGAAACAACAGATAGTACAAGAATTATCATTGTAGCTGTAGGTAACATGGAGGTTGGTCTTATTGTGGATGCAGCCAACGATGTTGTTGATATTCCAACTGATCTAGTAGAACCACCACCACAAGTTGTTGGAGGAATAGAAGCAGATTATTTGCGTGGTGTGGCAAAAATGGAAAAAAGGCTATTGATCTTATTGAATTTAGATAAAGTCTTAAATCCAAAGGAATTAAAAGAAATGAAAACTTTTGAGGTTGTGTAA
- a CDS encoding chemotaxis protein CheC, with amino-acid sequence MSFINRIQPHHLDILKEVGNIGAGHAATALSRLLNKTIDMKVPAVRVVSFNEITELVGGSDNIVAAIFLRIEGEAPGNMFFMLPVNEATTLIQYLTGDQTFDLDHPPYPDLGLSALQEVGNILAGSYLSAFSDFTKLNMQPSVPALSVDMAIAILSYGLLELSQVGDYAIVIETEILEKVDENTQKTSGHFFLLPDPDSYEIIFNALGVPIDG; translated from the coding sequence ATGTCTTTTATTAACCGTATTCAACCACACCATCTCGATATTTTAAAGGAAGTTGGAAATATTGGCGCCGGTCACGCAGCAACAGCTTTATCTAGGCTCTTAAATAAAACAATTGATATGAAGGTACCTGCAGTTCGTGTTGTCTCATTTAATGAGATAACCGAACTAGTAGGTGGCTCAGATAATATAGTTGCTGCTATTTTTCTAAGGATAGAAGGGGAAGCCCCAGGCAATATGTTTTTCATGCTACCAGTAAATGAAGCAACCACACTTATTCAATATTTAACGGGTGATCAAACTTTTGATCTAGATCATCCTCCATATCCAGACTTGGGATTATCTGCTTTGCAAGAAGTTGGCAACATTTTAGCAGGCTCTTATTTATCTGCATTCTCAGACTTTACAAAACTTAATATGCAACCTTCAGTTCCTGCTTTAAGTGTTGATATGGCGATTGCTATCTTAAGTTATGGCTTATTGGAATTATCACAAGTTGGGGACTATGCCATTGTTATTGAAACAGAGATTTTAGAAAAGGTAGATGAGAACACTCAAAAAACGTCGGGACATTTCTTTTTATTACCTGATCCAGACTCATATGAAATTATTTTTAATGCACTAGGGGTACCGATTGATGGATGA
- a CDS encoding FliA/WhiG family RNA polymerase sigma factor, with protein MPQTREKEDLIWKKWIEHRDHEACDELIRMYLPLVEYHVQRISVGLPRNVNKEDLKSHAFMGLYDALEKFDYTRELKFDTYASFRIRGSIIDGLRQEDWLPRSLRERSKKVEAATEKLEQTHGRYVTAKEVADQLELSEDEVLQVMSESFVANLLSIDEKTNESERDETFKSTLMDKKTLNPEEQMVKKNNQEELVQIIESLNEKEQLVISLFYFEELTLTEIGQIMGLSTSRISQIHSKALFRLKQVFIKEKLIE; from the coding sequence ATGCCTCAAACTAGGGAAAAAGAGGATCTAATTTGGAAAAAGTGGATTGAACATCGGGATCATGAAGCATGTGATGAACTGATCCGAATGTATCTACCTCTAGTAGAATACCATGTTCAACGAATATCAGTTGGATTGCCTCGTAATGTTAATAAAGAGGATTTAAAAAGCCATGCTTTTATGGGATTATACGATGCTCTAGAAAAATTTGATTATACGAGGGAACTAAAATTTGATACATATGCATCTTTTCGCATTAGAGGATCAATTATTGATGGACTAAGGCAAGAAGATTGGCTGCCGCGTTCTTTAAGAGAACGTTCTAAAAAAGTAGAGGCTGCCACCGAAAAACTTGAACAAACTCATGGTCGATATGTAACAGCTAAAGAAGTTGCAGACCAACTAGAACTATCTGAGGATGAAGTGTTGCAAGTCATGAGCGAAAGCTTTGTGGCAAACTTGCTCTCTATTGATGAAAAAACAAATGAATCTGAACGAGATGAAACGTTTAAGAGTACCCTTATGGATAAAAAAACTTTAAATCCAGAAGAGCAAATGGTTAAAAAAAACAACCAAGAAGAGCTTGTTCAAATTATCGAAAGTTTAAACGAAAAAGAACAGTTAGTCATCAGTTTATTTTACTTTGAAGAACTAACTTTAACAGAAATTGGTCAAATCATGGGTCTTTCCACATCAAGAATATCACAAATTCATTCAAAAGCCCTTTTTCGACTGAAGCAAGTGTTTATTAAGGAAAAGTTAATAGAATAG
- the rpsB gene encoding 30S ribosomal protein S2: MGVISMKQLLEAGVHFGHQTRRWNPKMDRYIFTERNGIYIIDLQKTVKKVEEAYYFVRDLAAQGGKVLFVGTKKQAQDSVKEEAIRSGMYFINQRWLGGTLTNFETIQKRISRLKQLEKMQEDGTFEVLPKKEVIILKKEMDRLEKFLGGIKDMKGVPDALFIIDPRKERIAIAEARKLNIPIVAIVDTNCDPDEIDYVIPGNDDAIRAVKLLTAKMADAIIEANQGEETSA; the protein is encoded by the coding sequence ATGGGCGTAATCTCCATGAAACAATTACTAGAAGCAGGAGTTCACTTCGGTCACCAGACTCGTCGTTGGAATCCTAAAATGGATCGCTACATCTTCACCGAAAGAAACGGAATTTATATTATTGATCTTCAAAAGACGGTCAAAAAAGTTGAGGAAGCTTACTACTTCGTAAGAGACTTAGCTGCACAAGGTGGTAAAGTACTATTTGTTGGTACTAAAAAGCAAGCTCAAGACTCTGTGAAAGAAGAAGCTATTCGTTCTGGAATGTACTTCATCAACCAACGTTGGTTAGGTGGTACGTTAACAAACTTTGAAACAATTCAAAAGCGTATTTCTCGTTTAAAGCAATTAGAGAAAATGCAAGAAGATGGTACATTCGAAGTTCTTCCTAAAAAAGAAGTTATCATTCTTAAAAAGGAAATGGACCGTCTTGAAAAATTCTTAGGTGGAATTAAAGATATGAAGGGTGTTCCTGATGCTTTATTCATTATCGACCCACGTAAAGAGCGTATTGCTATCGCTGAAGCACGTAAATTAAATATCCCGATCGTTGCAATTGTTGATACAAACTGTGACCCGGATGAAATTGATTATGTAATTCCAGGAAATGACGATGCAATCCGTGCGGTTAAACTTCTTACTGCTAAAATGGCAGATGCAATTATCGAAGCTAACCAAGGCGAAGAAACATCTGCTTAA
- a CDS encoding chemotaxis protein CheA encodes MEKNQYLDMFIDESKEHLQAMNDNLLKLENDPGNVAIVNEIFRSAHTLKGMAATMGYEDLASLTHIMENVLDGIRNHKITVTTEILDVVFESVDDLEAMVFSIASGGDGKRDVTKVVALLEKIEKGEHLSGLLNVQEIASTQEVTYAAFGSTTEKYDDFEVTVLSQATEQGFNANQVKISLREDCILKAARVFMVFEVLEQIGEIIKSTPPVDALEEENFDYEFIVTLITKESSDDVRNRILKVSEVENVDVKNIDLEAHKHALNSDNNQSSEHDSNILHESSKNESDGTDSNKQEVKVNNPTSKTIRVNIERLDILMNLFEELVIDRGRLEQIARDLKSSELTETVEHMSRISGDLQNIILNMRMVPVEQVFNRFPKMVRGLAKDLKKKVNLEIIGAETELDRTVIDEIGDPLVHLLRNSIDHGVETPEKRFNDGKSDEGNITLKAYHSGNHVFIEVSDDGAGINRDKVLKKAISSGVVSKENEKNLTDKQVYELLFASGLSTADEITDVSGRGVGLDVVKNKIESLGGNVTVDSILGEGTTFSIQLPLTLSIISVMLVEVQSEKYAIPLSSIIETAIVKDEDILAAHNQKVIDFRGSVVPLINLTDFFDVPKTRQQDAYHSIVIVRKGARMAGLVVDSFIGQQEIVLKSLGNYLTNVFAISGATILGDGQVALIVDCNALIK; translated from the coding sequence GTGGAAAAAAATCAATATTTAGATATGTTTATTGATGAAAGTAAAGAGCATTTACAAGCGATGAATGACAATCTATTAAAACTTGAAAATGACCCCGGAAATGTAGCCATTGTTAATGAGATATTTCGTTCAGCTCATACGTTAAAGGGAATGGCAGCGACAATGGGTTATGAGGATTTAGCCAGCTTAACACATATTATGGAAAATGTCCTTGATGGTATTAGAAATCACAAAATTACTGTTACCACTGAAATTCTAGATGTTGTTTTTGAGTCCGTCGATGATTTAGAAGCCATGGTTTTCTCAATTGCAAGTGGTGGAGATGGTAAACGTGATGTAACAAAAGTCGTTGCACTTTTAGAGAAAATTGAGAAAGGTGAACATTTATCTGGACTGCTGAATGTTCAGGAAATAGCATCAACTCAAGAAGTTACATACGCTGCTTTTGGTTCAACGACTGAAAAATATGATGACTTTGAAGTAACGGTCTTATCTCAAGCAACTGAGCAAGGGTTTAATGCAAACCAAGTGAAAATCTCTTTAAGAGAAGATTGTATCCTAAAGGCAGCTAGGGTCTTTATGGTATTTGAAGTTTTAGAGCAAATTGGAGAAATTATTAAATCTACACCACCAGTAGACGCTCTAGAAGAAGAGAATTTTGATTATGAATTTATAGTTACTCTAATTACAAAAGAATCTAGTGATGATGTAAGAAATCGTATTTTAAAAGTTTCTGAGGTTGAGAATGTTGATGTAAAAAACATTGATTTAGAAGCCCATAAACATGCGTTAAATTCTGATAATAATCAATCAAGTGAGCATGACTCAAACATTCTACATGAGAGCTCAAAAAATGAATCTGATGGTACTGATTCAAATAAACAAGAAGTAAAAGTTAATAACCCTACAAGCAAAACGATTCGTGTAAATATTGAAAGACTTGATATTTTAATGAATTTATTTGAGGAATTAGTTATTGATCGTGGTAGATTAGAGCAAATAGCTCGAGATTTAAAAAGTTCTGAATTAACTGAAACAGTAGAGCATATGTCAAGAATTTCAGGAGACCTTCAAAATATTATCTTAAATATGAGAATGGTTCCTGTAGAACAAGTCTTTAACCGTTTTCCAAAAATGGTGCGTGGCTTAGCAAAAGACTTAAAGAAAAAGGTAAATTTAGAAATTATTGGTGCAGAAACAGAATTAGACAGAACTGTTATTGACGAGATCGGTGATCCACTCGTACATTTACTTAGAAACTCGATTGACCATGGAGTAGAAACACCAGAAAAACGTTTTAATGACGGTAAAAGTGATGAAGGAAATATTACGCTAAAAGCTTACCATAGTGGAAACCATGTATTTATCGAGGTTTCAGATGATGGCGCAGGTATAAATAGAGATAAAGTGCTAAAGAAAGCAATTTCATCGGGTGTTGTGTCAAAAGAAAACGAGAAAAACTTAACAGATAAACAAGTCTATGAATTATTGTTTGCATCAGGGCTTAGTACGGCTGATGAAATCACGGATGTTTCAGGAAGAGGCGTTGGCCTAGACGTAGTTAAAAATAAAATTGAGTCTTTAGGTGGTAATGTAACAGTAGATTCGATCTTAGGAGAGGGAACTACCTTCTCAATACAACTGCCGTTAACATTATCAATTATTTCAGTCATGCTAGTTGAAGTTCAAAGTGAAAAGTATGCGATTCCACTTTCATCAATCATTGAAACGGCTATTGTGAAGGATGAGGATATTTTAGCAGCTCATAATCAAAAAGTTATTGATTTTAGGGGAAGCGTTGTCCCGCTTATTAATTTAACTGACTTCTTTGATGTGCCAAAAACAAGGCAGCAAGATGCGTATCACTCTATCGTTATTGTTCGTAAAGGAGCAAGAATGGCTGGTTTAGTGGTGGATTCGTTCATCGGACAACAAGAAATTGTACTTAAGTCCCTAGGCAACTATTTAACAAATGTATTTGCCATTTCAGGTGCGACTATTTTAGGAGACGGACAAGTCGCTTTAATCGTTGATTGTAATGCCCTAATTAAATAA
- the tsf gene encoding translation elongation factor Ts, whose amino-acid sequence MAISASMVKELRERTGAGMMDCKKALTETDGDMEKAIDLLREKGIAKAANKADRIAAEGLTFVEVQGNKAVIVEINSETDFVSKNENFKNLVANVAKTVLAGNPADVEAALALSYEEATLQDYINTQIAKIGEKLSLRRFEIVEKTDADAFGAYLHMGGRIGVLAVLAGTTDEDTAKDVAMHVAAINPKYISRDEVSQEEVAREREVLTQQALNEGKPENIVAKMVEGRLSKYFEDICLLDQPFVKDGDQKVGKYVSNKGATVKSFIRYEVGEGMEKREDNFAEEVMSQLKK is encoded by the coding sequence ATGGCAATTTCAGCTAGTATGGTAAAAGAACTGCGCGAAAGAACTGGTGCAGGAATGATGGATTGTAAAAAAGCATTAACAGAAACAGATGGGGATATGGAAAAAGCAATTGATCTTCTTCGCGAGAAAGGTATTGCAAAAGCTGCAAATAAAGCTGACCGCATCGCTGCAGAAGGCTTAACTTTTGTTGAAGTACAAGGAAATAAAGCAGTTATTGTTGAAATTAACTCTGAAACTGACTTTGTTTCTAAAAATGAAAACTTCAAAAACTTAGTAGCAAACGTGGCTAAGACAGTTCTTGCTGGTAATCCTGCTGACGTGGAAGCAGCTTTAGCACTAAGCTATGAAGAAGCTACACTACAAGATTATATTAATACACAAATCGCTAAAATCGGAGAGAAGCTTTCTTTACGTCGTTTTGAAATCGTTGAGAAAACGGATGCTGATGCATTTGGTGCTTACTTACACATGGGTGGTAGAATTGGAGTTCTTGCTGTCCTTGCAGGGACTACAGACGAAGATACTGCTAAAGACGTTGCGATGCACGTAGCTGCAATTAACCCGAAATACATTTCACGTGATGAAGTATCACAAGAAGAAGTAGCACGTGAGCGTGAAGTATTAACTCAACAAGCACTTAACGAAGGAAAGCCAGAAAATATCGTTGCGAAAATGGTTGAAGGTCGCTTAAGCAAATACTTCGAAGATATTTGTTTACTTGATCAACCATTCGTAAAAGATGGTGATCAAAAAGTTGGTAAATACGTTAGCAATAAAGGTGCTACAGTGAAGTCATTTATTCGTTATGAAGTTGGCGAAGGTATGGAAAAACGTGAAGATAACTTTGCTGAGGAAGTAATGTCTCAATTAAAAAAATAA
- a CDS encoding DUF342 domain-containing protein: MIPVDEVFEIQVDQGKMKATIIQKMRLEEENVFTIDDIKSLIKEYGIIYGVKEELFPKIITDEAALPLVIAEGLPPVNGVNAVLKPIFPSTEEIKNKDDLRKIDLKQVINIPSVTHGQLIGEKVPATDGTPGKTIFGEELRAKPGKDFRLRAGKNTRIDENGLKLFATIDGQMSVEPRIIHVYPIFEVNGDLDLKTGNINFVGSVNIRGNVPAGFEIHSKGDIKIHGTVESALLVSEGSIFVSAGIVGQGKGLIKAKGDLHTSFINQGVVEVEGDVNVTQSILHSKVQAGGCVYCHKGNGNIVGGDISAGKNIIVKEVGNSHNTRTALYLGVNQDLMNKEKIYSDNLTKAEDDLKKLNILLNNLTEKEKKSALTANEKIMKLRVRNTVILTTETMLQAKEKLEEFKEVFSQYGNSSVSIEKQIFPNVDVHFGKYRRKIITPHQSVKIHLENSEIIIGPI, from the coding sequence ATGATTCCAGTTGATGAGGTTTTTGAAATACAAGTAGATCAAGGAAAAATGAAAGCAACCATTATTCAAAAAATGCGCCTTGAAGAAGAGAATGTTTTTACTATAGATGACATTAAGTCGCTAATTAAAGAATATGGAATTATCTATGGGGTTAAAGAAGAACTGTTCCCAAAAATCATTACAGATGAAGCAGCCTTGCCTTTAGTGATTGCAGAAGGCCTTCCCCCGGTAAATGGAGTGAATGCGGTTTTAAAACCAATTTTTCCAAGTACAGAGGAAATTAAAAATAAAGATGATTTGCGAAAAATTGACTTAAAACAAGTCATTAATATACCTTCTGTGACACATGGTCAATTAATCGGTGAAAAAGTCCCAGCGACAGACGGCACTCCGGGAAAAACTATATTTGGTGAAGAACTTCGAGCAAAACCTGGAAAGGACTTTCGACTTCGTGCTGGAAAAAATACACGAATTGATGAGAATGGTCTAAAATTATTCGCTACTATTGACGGGCAAATGTCAGTGGAACCGAGAATTATTCATGTTTATCCTATTTTTGAAGTTAACGGAGATTTGGATCTAAAAACTGGAAATATTAATTTTGTAGGTAGTGTAAATATACGAGGTAATGTCCCTGCAGGTTTTGAAATTCACTCAAAGGGGGATATTAAAATACACGGTACTGTAGAGAGCGCACTTCTAGTTTCAGAAGGTTCTATCTTCGTGTCTGCCGGAATAGTTGGTCAAGGTAAAGGGTTAATTAAAGCGAAAGGTGATCTTCATACGTCTTTTATTAACCAAGGTGTTGTTGAAGTAGAAGGTGATGTAAATGTTACGCAGTCTATTTTGCATAGCAAAGTCCAGGCTGGTGGTTGTGTTTACTGTCACAAGGGAAATGGGAATATTGTAGGTGGTGATATTTCCGCTGGGAAAAACATAATCGTTAAGGAAGTTGGAAATTCTCACAATACTCGTACGGCCCTCTACTTAGGTGTTAATCAAGATTTAATGAATAAAGAGAAGATTTATAGTGATAATTTAACTAAAGCAGAAGACGATTTAAAAAAGTTAAATATTCTCTTAAATAATCTTACTGAAAAAGAGAAGAAGTCAGCCTTAACGGCTAATGAAAAGATTATGAAACTAAGAGTTCGCAACACGGTTATTTTAACAACGGAAACAATGCTGCAAGCAAAAGAAAAATTAGAAGAGTTTAAAGAGGTATTTTCACAATATGGAAATTCTTCTGTTTCAATAGAAAAACAAATATTTCCAAATGTTGACGTTCATTTCGGGAAGTACCGTAGAAAAATCATTACACCACATCAGTCCGTAAAAATTCATTTAGAAAATAGCGAGATCATTATTGGGCCTATTTAG
- a CDS encoding DUF6115 domain-containing protein — MAYLITISFILHFISFFTIIILIQKINTKHPVGQAMEQEKLKREIEDLLVAYTAEMKEENEKLVNKIVLKRKTMEQEQKNTIKTYENQRTIIKDRVVSVKPLPKEQKPRYVDVEEDFMPPMIDEGEDKLEQSSTAKVLSLSNQGLSAKEIAKRLSMGDGEVELLLKFHK; from the coding sequence GTGGCGTATTTAATTACAATTAGCTTTATATTGCATTTTATATCATTTTTTACAATTATTATCTTAATACAAAAAATAAACACAAAACACCCAGTAGGACAAGCTATGGAGCAGGAAAAACTTAAGCGGGAAATTGAAGATTTATTAGTTGCTTATACTGCAGAAATGAAAGAAGAAAATGAAAAGCTTGTTAATAAAATTGTTTTAAAAAGAAAAACAATGGAGCAAGAACAGAAAAATACAATAAAAACGTATGAAAATCAGCGAACAATAATAAAAGATAGAGTAGTGTCAGTCAAACCTTTACCTAAAGAACAAAAGCCAAGATATGTTGATGTAGAAGAAGACTTCATGCCACCTATGATAGATGAAGGTGAAGACAAACTCGAACAATCTTCAACGGCTAAAGTACTATCTTTATCAAATCAAGGACTTTCTGCAAAAGAAATTGCGAAACGGCTCAGTATGGGTGATGGAGAAGTGGAGTTATTACTTAAATTTCACAAATAA
- a CDS encoding chemotaxis protein CheD gives MDEIVKVGMADLNVAKPPKKIRTSGLGSCVGVVIYDETTKICGMAHVMLPNSSLGKSETMNKAKYADTALDVLLENLSKLGAKKSQLKAKLAGGSQMFKFSSSSEMMRIGPRNVEAVKEKLRELRISIVAEDVGGSSGRTIEFDPVTSKLSIRTVSQGVSEI, from the coding sequence ATGGATGAAATCGTTAAAGTTGGCATGGCTGATTTAAATGTGGCAAAACCACCAAAAAAAATCCGTACATCAGGATTAGGATCTTGTGTAGGAGTTGTGATTTATGATGAAACGACAAAAATTTGTGGAATGGCCCATGTAATGCTCCCAAACTCTTCTCTAGGCAAGTCAGAGACGATGAATAAGGCTAAATACGCTGATACTGCCTTAGATGTTTTACTAGAAAACCTTAGTAAACTGGGAGCTAAGAAATCGCAATTAAAAGCGAAACTAGCAGGTGGTTCACAAATGTTTAAGTTTTCATCTTCAAGTGAAATGATGAGAATAGGTCCAAGAAATGTTGAAGCGGTAAAGGAAAAGCTAAGAGAATTAAGGATAAGTATCGTTGCTGAAGATGTTGGCGGATCAAGCGGAAGAACAATTGAATTTGATCCCGTAACTAGCAAACTGTCTATTCGGACAGTGAGTCAAGGAGTTTCAGAAATCTAA